The Parasteatoda tepidariorum isolate YZ-2023 chromosome X2, CAS_Ptep_4.0, whole genome shotgun sequence genome includes a region encoding these proteins:
- the LOC107454981 gene encoding uncharacterized protein isoform X2, which translates to MSNQRSCILFIALVVILLYLYYESIPKKELNKTKEKLLNENFSSYKMLKDEPKVLFGRQLLSYSTENAEDPSQKEISSHSTKFFQFRTLNTFPDTDHKNKVKRIKRNARIRKSIYKWKFNISLSKLDDEFTKQTDNLKNSVNENQREEESLNVEIYIDGKTKQFKNLEHSWHVVKESLRNFYKEPNEPRSQDALNFLDFSSQTSSSQTEESTKSSKDFFSLTVQNSSENLIREETKKISSSSRGREAKFLFLDFGGGGNKENPPILSENGENMINKVTPTESMHDLSFFNSTEQFDIKIVNGGVFSSTLLPEHQKLDLPLPEPNLQLTSPETTLDSTIKATKPNTPNPTFSSNVLNCNGCVVQEMKSSTELQTVADRKTDATNNVMQTNIPINVIDISPDSIQMFCRNFVQSLRKSPRVEDESAEFGSGHLDAENNMEILKETEIGSGSFDVDKFESLRVTTPTVATLKTSQQQLGLLQRLWNIIPNFRSRNQRNLVSDDLEISGFPKDFSVQDCKDLFTNQIKSEFSTLQNIEKTTLSETKSISLFPPDNLISETENRSRSSFDFIEKTGAVKVDEITTRTASDIIVQFQNKPSFEELSSSIFQTVPSFHDQIKTADKSEMINIVPFKQTKSIGEVNEITSIPTPELFVPFQNKPSVSESTSNVFQNIPSFHDQSMITDKSDMVDFAPVKQTESVSNLEKITVTEGFSLKVEDSGEQQKVSRSTVVHLMTTSTASPLIESLIGLSTESSISLNAQTPNIISSEIPEDLKIIPSERIIQEDKKIFFSDLNNDDVLELGSSDERIISDTFTTIDEIELKEVTLGQNTFISERRFIPNFFSGGSGARDLPESFISTDTNTIKNELSLPNTNVQSVFDNPFLEEGNALKTTVDFIQEPMIDEERRFIPNFFNAGSGARELPEFGISSDVTSYEKEIVLSGTNVQSVTSGIFLDDSSEKTVNFMQTPVTNDGRRFIPNFFSEGSGARELQELHNTTVSDGIFVEELSEKEISKNYILINNNNEFSSLEPFDVGSGERKLDEVTIDTKNLDNNFPDNVSPPESVTSSSDGLINEKIITKINTDPPVYREIFMNDTGSVEFVDPRKDNSDQNSIFQSSERTEYSLTTQKPCINCSNVSLEKSKSQVDTIFLTPEETPSENKQPSNETEVAQAVVSFSQDSDVASSTFSNSNKKNPIFADLLTEIDVGKQDKNKIYLEPEPEMSVQSFKPTEPSRTTELNDDPPPDSFYFSLKPEATDISSKSKITDSVIVDSSGGETDPINSDKIHLKPEPEISSGSLTRRRGARFDISPTDMPGFTSKRETTVSEVQMSLRPTQSVNLFQSRRGARGHDLFDLEKLDSEATLSISKEETESGTSEAVEEAANSLTGAKTKRTLNHTLTVEDEENGATESINLSKPFEALFTEMPGNKNKFFTTLFSDNSSMTDSISPASSTKEMQSTEVNLNPELPSPKFCESASECNVSLNERCMPKDDILICNCGKAFRRNLKTKKCEATITLQTSITLPGERFYEDLRDINTQLYKQKKRDYIRIMWYLLRHNPKLFHTVAEVDITGFEEGSLIVNYTMKLLDNGNETASELAQQLQEDLSKIINEQEQLKNASLEFKNASVSTLVLNPCLSSDMNYCHKNAFCIQTEEKGFKCQCKADYLDNSRDKRYPGENCTGICDASYCGDHGKCYLKDLKQKQCRCEGWYLGERCEINGIVVIASFAFASFLIIAVVVLFVFYCKKNRNRKFYNRNFQPGQEPPTTGDSLELEQAGQHCRMSKFLAVSTPLYEAPNPTIQVTSPSFTGSSIDYDSTFDRTPYDSEVSIESGIAPKV; encoded by the exons tgcTCTACTTGTACTATGAATCTATACCAAAGAAAgaacttaataaaacaaaagagaaactattaaatgaaaatttttcatcttaTAAAATGCTAAAAGATGAACCCAAAGTCTTGTTCGGTCGTCAATTATTATCATACTCTACTGAAAATGCAGAAGATCCTTCTCAGAAAGAAATATCGAGTCATTCAAcgaaatttttccaatttagaaCGCTAAATACTTTTCCTGATACagatcataaaaataaagtaaaaagaataaaaagaaacgcCAGAAtcagaaaaagtatttataaatggAAGTTTAACATTAGCTTATCAAAGTTGGATGATGAATTTACTAAACAAACTGATAACCTCAAAAATTCAGTCAACGAAAATCAAAGGGAAGAAGAATCTCTGAATGTAGAAATTTACATTGATGGAAAAactaaacagtttaaaaacctGGAACATTCTTGGCATGTCGTAAAAGAgtctttgagaaatttttataaggaaCCAAACGAGCCACGAAGCCAGGATGCACTTAATTTTCTCGATTTTTCCTCTCAAACTAGTTCCTCTCAAACTGAAGAGTCTACCAAAAGTTCTAAGgattttttctcattaactGTTCAAAATAGTTCAGAAAATCTGATTCGGGAAGAAACTAAGAAGATAAGTTCAAGTTCAAGAGGTAGGGAGGCTAAGTTCCTTTTTCTAGATTTTGGAGGTGGTGGAAATAAAGAAAACCCACCTATTTTGTCTGAAAATGGggaaaatatgattaataaagTTACTCCCACTGAATCTATGCACGACCTCTCATTTTTCAATTCAACTGAACAGTTTgacataaaaattgtaaatggtgGTGTATTTTCCTCAACATTACTCCCAGAGCATCAAAAACTTGATCTTCCATTGCCGGAACCAAATCTTCAACTAACAAGCCCCGAAACAACACTAGATTCTACTATAAAAGCTACAAAACCTAATACTCCAAATCCTACATTTAGTAGTAACGTTTTAAATTGCAATGGTTGTGTCGTACAGGAAATGAAATCTTCAACTGAATTACAAACTGTTGCAGATAGAAAAACTGATGCAACAAACAATGTAATGCAAACAAACATACCGATAAACGTTATAGATATATCCCCTGATTCGATTCAAATGTTTTGCCGAAACTTTGTACAAAGTCTTAGAAAGTCACCCAGAGTTGAGGATGAGTCAGCTGAATTTGGAAGCGGTCATTTAGATGCagaaaacaatatggaaattcTCAAAGAAACAGAGATAGGAAGTGGAAGTTTTGATGTAGATAAGTTCGAAAGTCTTAGAGTGACGACTCCAACTGTAGCCACTCTGAAAACAAGCCAGCAACAATTAGGTCTTCTTCAGCGACTATGGAACATAATACCAAATTTTAGAAGCAGAAACCAGCGCAACTTGGTTAGCGATGATTTAGAGATTTCGGGGTTTCCTAAAGACTTTTCTGTGCAGGATTGTAAAGACCTTTTCACTAATcaaataaaatctgaatttagcactcttcaaaatatagaaaaaactaCTTTATCAGAAACAAAAAGTATCTCTTTATTTCCTCCAGATAATCTAATAAGTGAGACTGAAAACAGATCAAGAAGTAGTTTcgatttcattgaaaaaacagGTGCCGTGAAAGTTGATGAAATTACAACTAGGACAGCATCAGATATAATTGTCCAATTCCAGAACAAACCTTCTTTTGAAGAATTGTCTTCAAGTATATTTCAAACTGTTCCCTCATTCCATGACCAAATTAAGACAGCTGATAAATCTGAAATGATCAACATCGTTccatttaaacaaacaaaatcaattGGTGAAGTTAATGAAATTACAAGTATACCAACACCAGAATTATTCGTGCCATTCCAAAACAAACCTTCAGTTAGTGAATCGACATCAaatgtgtttcaaaatattcCCTCATTCCATGATCAAAGTATGATAACTGATAAATCTGATATGGTCGACTTTGCTCCCGTCAAACAAACAGAATCTGTTAGTAACCTGGAAAAGATTACAGTAACAGAAGGGTTCTCTTTGAAAGTTGAAGATTCTGGGGAACAACAGAAGGTTTCTAGGTCAACGGTTGTTCATCTGATGACTACATCAACTGCTTCTCCTTTGATTGAGAGTTTAATTGGTTTAAGCACCGAATCTTCTATTTCACTAAATGCTCAAACACCAAATATAATCTCTAGTGAAATTCCTGAAGACTTGAAAATTATACCCTCAGAACGCATAATTCAggaggataaaaaaatatttttcagtgattTAAACAATGATGACGTTTTAGAACTTGGATCATCAGATGAACGAATAATTTCTGATACATTTACTACAATAGATGAAATCGAGTTGAAAGAAGTTACTCTTGgtcaaaatacatttatatcagAGCGAAGATTTATCCCTAACTTTTTCAGTGGGGGTAGCGGTGCACGTGATTTACCCGAATCTTTTATTTCCACCGATACTAATacgattaaaaatgaattgagtttGCCAAACACAAATGTTCAAAGTGTATTTGATAACCCATTTCTGGAAGAGGGAAATGCATTAAAGACAACTGTCGATTTTATACAAGAACCCATGATTGACGAAGAACGTAGATTTATCCCAAATTTCTTTAATGCGGGCAGTGGTGCACGAGAATTACCCGAATTCGGTATTTCCTCAGATGTTACATcgtatgaaaaagaaatagttttatcagGAACAAATGTCCAAAGTGTAACTAGTGGCATATTTCTGGACGATTCTTCAGAGAAAACAGTTAATTTCATGCAAACTCCCGTGACCAACGATGGTCGTagatttattccaaatttttttagtgaaggCAGTGGTGCACGCGAATTACAAGAATTGCATAATACTACTGTATCTGATGGAATATTTGTGGAAGAATTATCTGAAAAGGAAatctctaaaaattatattttgataaataacaaCAATGAATTTTCTTCGTTAGAGCCTTTTGATGTAGGTAGTGGAGAAAGAAAGCTAGATGAAGTTACCATAGAtactaaaaatttagataataattttccCGATAATGTATCGCCACCTGAATCCGTGACCTCATCTTCTGATGGTTTGatcaatgagaaaataattaccaaaatcaATACAGATCCTCCTGTTTATCGAGAAATTTTCATGAATGACACTGGTAGTGTTGAATTTGTCGATCCAAGAAAAGATAATTCAGAccaaaattcgatttttcaaagCAGTGAAAGAACTGAATATTCCTTGACAACTCAGAAACCTTGCATTAATTGTTCAAatgtttctttagaaaaatcaaaatccCAGGTTGATACCATTTTTCTAACTCCAGAAGAAACCCCATCGGAAAACAAACAACCAAGTAACGAGACAGAGGTGGCTCAAGCCGTAGTTTCGTTTTCTCAAGATTCGGATGTAGCAAGTAGTACGTTTTCTAACTCTAACAAAAAGAACCCTATATTTGCTGATTTATTAACTGAAATTGACGTTGGTAagcaagacaaaaataaaatatatttagaaccAGAACCAGAGATGTCCGTTCAATCTTTTAAGCCCACAGAGCCCAGTAGAACAACCGAATTAAATGATGATCCTCCACCAGATAGTTTCTATTTCTCTTTAAAACCTGAAGCAACTGATATATCTTCTAAGTCAAAGATTACTGACTCTGTAATTGTTGATTCATCAGGAGGTGAAACAGATCCAATCAATAGTGATAAAATACATCTTAAGCCAGAACCTGAGATATCTTCAGGGTCTCTTACAAGGAGAAGAGGAGCCAGATTTGATATTTCCCCAACAGATATGCCCGGTTTTACTTCAAAACGAGAGACAACTGTATCAGAGGTTCAAATGTCTCTGCGACCCACACAATCTGTTAACTTATTTCAATCAAGAAGAGGAGCACGTGGGCATGATTTATTTGATCTTGAAAAGTTGGATTCTGAAGCCACCTTATCTATTTCTAAGGAAGAAACAGAATCTGGTACTTCAGAAGCTGTCGAAGAAGCAGCAAATTCTTTAACAGGGGCTAAAACTAAAAGAACACTGAATCATACGCTTACTGTTGAAGATGAGGAAAATGGCGCAACTGAATCAATTAATCTTTCAAAACCCTTTGAGGCCCTTTTTACTGAAATgccaggaaataaaaataagttctttaCTACACTATTTTCAGATAACAGCTCGATGACAGACTCAATCTCGCCTGCTTCTTCAACGAAAGAAATGCAATCAACGGAAGTCAATCTTAACCCAGAACTCCCATCTCCGAAGTTTTGTGAGAGTGCAAGTGAGTGCAATGTATCTCTAAACGAGCGATGTATGCCAAAGGACGATATTCTGATATGCAACTGTGGTAAAGCTTTTAGAAGgaatctgaaaacaaaaaaatgtgaag caaCAATTACTTTACAAACATCTATTACTCTTCCTGGTGAAAGATTCTATGAAGATTTGAGAGACATAAATACGCAACTATACAAGCAAAAGAAGAGGGATTATATTAGAATT ATGTGGTATCTTTTAAGACATAATCCTAAACTTTTCCACACTGTGGCCGAAGTAGATATTACTGGCTTTGAAGAAGGCAGTTTGATTGTAAATTATACTATGAAACTTCTGGATAATGGAAATGAAACTGCTTCAGAGTTGGCTCAACAGCTTCAAGAGGATCTGAGCAAAATAATCAATGAACAGGAACAGCTAAAAAATGCATCCTTAGAGTTTAAAAATGCATCAGTATCAACGTTAG TGCTAAATCCATGCTTGAGTAGTGACATGAATTACTGCCATAAAAATGCATTCTGCATTCAAACTGAGGAAAAAGGATTTAAATGTCAATGTAAAGCTGATTATTTGGATAACTCTAGGGATAAAAGATATCCCGGAGAAAATTGTACag GCATTTGTGATGCCAGCTACTGCGGAGATCATGGGAAGTGCTATTTAAAGGATCTGAAACAAAAGCAATGCAg gTGCGAAGGTTGGTACTTAGGTGAGAGATGTGAAATTAATGGCATag TTGTGATTGCCAGTTTTGCCTTCGCTAGTTTCTTGATTATAGCTGTTGTGGTCCTATTTGTATTTTACTGCAAGAAAAACAG GAATCGTAAGTTCTACAACAGAAACTTCCAGCCTGGCCAGGAACCTCCAACAACAGGAGATTCTCTAGAGCTAGAACAAGCTGGCCAACACTGTAGGATGTCAAAATTTCTCGCTGTTAGTACACCTTTATACGAGGCACCAAATCCTACTATACAAGTTACCAGTCCATCATTTACCG GTTCAAGCATAGATTATGATTCAACATTTGATCGAACTCCATATGACTCTGAAGTTTCAATTGAGAGCGGTATTGCACCAAAAGTTTAG
- the LOC107454981 gene encoding uncharacterized protein isoform X4: MSNQRSCILFIALVVILLYLYYESIPKKELNKTKEKLLNENFSSYKMLKDEPKVLFGRQLLSYSTENAEDPSQKEISSHSTKFFQFRTLNTFPDTDHKNKVKRIKRNARIRKSIYKWKFNISLSKLDDEFTKQTDNLKNSVNENQREEESLNVEIYIDGKTKQFKNLEHSWHVVKESLRNFYKEPNEPRSQDALNFLDFSSQTSSSQTEESTKSSKDFFSLTVQNSSENLIREETKKISSSSRGREAKFLFLDFGGGGNKENPPILSENGENMINKVTPTESMHDLSFFNSTEQFDIKIVNGGVFSSTLLPEHQKLDLPLPEPNLQLTSPETTLDSTIKATKPNTPNPTFSSNVLNCNGCVVQEMKSSTELQTVADRKTDATNNVMQTNIPINVIDISPDSIQMFCRNFVQSLRKSPRVEDESAEFGSGHLDAENNMEILKETEIGSGSFDVDKFESLRVTTPTVATLKTSQQQLGLLQRLWNIIPNFRSRNQRNLVSDDLEISGFPKDFSVQDCKDLFTNQIKSEFSTLQNIEKTTLSETKSISLFPPDNLISETENRSRSSFDFIEKTGAVKVDEITTRTASDIIVQFQNKPSFEELSSSIFQTVPSFHDQIKTADKSEMINIVPFKQTKSIGEVNEITSIPTPELFVPFQNKPSVSESTSNVFQNIPSFHDQSMITDKSDMVDFAPVKQTESVSNLEKITVTEGFSLKVEDSGEQQKVSRSTVVHLMTTSTASPLIESLIGLSTESSISLNAQTPNIISSEIPEDLKIIPSERIIQEDKKIFFSDLNNDDVLELGSSDERIISDTFTTIDEIELKEVTLGQNTFISERRFIPNFFSGGSGARDLPESFISTDTNTIKNELSLPNTNVQSVFDNPFLEEGNALKTTVDFIQEPMIDEERRFIPNFFNAGSGARELPEFGISSDVTSYEKEIVLSGTNVQSVTSGIFLDDSSEKTVNFMQTPVTNDGRRFIPNFFSEGSGARELQELHNTTVSDGIFVEELSEKEISKNYILINNNNEFSSLEPFDVGSGERKLDEVTIDTKNLDNNFPDNVSPPESVTSSSDGLINEKIITKINTDPPVYREIFMNDTGSVEFVDPRKDNSDQNSIFQSSERTEYSLTTQKPCINCSNVSLEKSKSQVDTIFLTPEETPSENKQPSNETEVAQAVVSFSQDSDVASSTFSNSNKKNPIFADLLTEIDVGKQDKNKIYLEPEPEMSVQSFKPTEPSRTTELNDDPPPDSFYFSLKPEATDISSKSKITDSVIVDSSGGETDPINSDKIHLKPEPEISSGSLTRRRGARFDISPTDMPGFTSKRETTVSEVQMSLRPTQSVNLFQSRRGARGHDLFDLEKLDSEATLSISKEETESGTSEAVEEAANSLTGAKTKRTLNHTLTVEDEENGATESINLSKPFEALFTEMPGNKNKFFTTLFSDNSSMTDSISPASSTKEMQSTEVNLNPELPSPKFCESASECNVSLNERCMPKDDILICNCGKAFRRNLKTKKCEATITLQTSITLPGERFYEDLRDINTQLYKQKKRDYIRIMWYLLRHNPKLFHTVAEVDITGFEEGSLIVNYTMKLLDNGNETASELAQQLQEDLSKIINEQEQLKNASLEFKNASVSTLGICDASYCGDHGKCYLKDLKQKQCRCEGWYLGERCEINGIVVIASFAFASFLIIAVVVLFVFYCKKNRNRKFYNRNFQPGQEPPTTGDSLELEQAGQHCRMSKFLAVSTPLYEAPNPTIQVTSPSFTGSSIDYDSTFDRTPYDSEVSIESGIAPKV; this comes from the exons tgcTCTACTTGTACTATGAATCTATACCAAAGAAAgaacttaataaaacaaaagagaaactattaaatgaaaatttttcatcttaTAAAATGCTAAAAGATGAACCCAAAGTCTTGTTCGGTCGTCAATTATTATCATACTCTACTGAAAATGCAGAAGATCCTTCTCAGAAAGAAATATCGAGTCATTCAAcgaaatttttccaatttagaaCGCTAAATACTTTTCCTGATACagatcataaaaataaagtaaaaagaataaaaagaaacgcCAGAAtcagaaaaagtatttataaatggAAGTTTAACATTAGCTTATCAAAGTTGGATGATGAATTTACTAAACAAACTGATAACCTCAAAAATTCAGTCAACGAAAATCAAAGGGAAGAAGAATCTCTGAATGTAGAAATTTACATTGATGGAAAAactaaacagtttaaaaacctGGAACATTCTTGGCATGTCGTAAAAGAgtctttgagaaatttttataaggaaCCAAACGAGCCACGAAGCCAGGATGCACTTAATTTTCTCGATTTTTCCTCTCAAACTAGTTCCTCTCAAACTGAAGAGTCTACCAAAAGTTCTAAGgattttttctcattaactGTTCAAAATAGTTCAGAAAATCTGATTCGGGAAGAAACTAAGAAGATAAGTTCAAGTTCAAGAGGTAGGGAGGCTAAGTTCCTTTTTCTAGATTTTGGAGGTGGTGGAAATAAAGAAAACCCACCTATTTTGTCTGAAAATGGggaaaatatgattaataaagTTACTCCCACTGAATCTATGCACGACCTCTCATTTTTCAATTCAACTGAACAGTTTgacataaaaattgtaaatggtgGTGTATTTTCCTCAACATTACTCCCAGAGCATCAAAAACTTGATCTTCCATTGCCGGAACCAAATCTTCAACTAACAAGCCCCGAAACAACACTAGATTCTACTATAAAAGCTACAAAACCTAATACTCCAAATCCTACATTTAGTAGTAACGTTTTAAATTGCAATGGTTGTGTCGTACAGGAAATGAAATCTTCAACTGAATTACAAACTGTTGCAGATAGAAAAACTGATGCAACAAACAATGTAATGCAAACAAACATACCGATAAACGTTATAGATATATCCCCTGATTCGATTCAAATGTTTTGCCGAAACTTTGTACAAAGTCTTAGAAAGTCACCCAGAGTTGAGGATGAGTCAGCTGAATTTGGAAGCGGTCATTTAGATGCagaaaacaatatggaaattcTCAAAGAAACAGAGATAGGAAGTGGAAGTTTTGATGTAGATAAGTTCGAAAGTCTTAGAGTGACGACTCCAACTGTAGCCACTCTGAAAACAAGCCAGCAACAATTAGGTCTTCTTCAGCGACTATGGAACATAATACCAAATTTTAGAAGCAGAAACCAGCGCAACTTGGTTAGCGATGATTTAGAGATTTCGGGGTTTCCTAAAGACTTTTCTGTGCAGGATTGTAAAGACCTTTTCACTAATcaaataaaatctgaatttagcactcttcaaaatatagaaaaaactaCTTTATCAGAAACAAAAAGTATCTCTTTATTTCCTCCAGATAATCTAATAAGTGAGACTGAAAACAGATCAAGAAGTAGTTTcgatttcattgaaaaaacagGTGCCGTGAAAGTTGATGAAATTACAACTAGGACAGCATCAGATATAATTGTCCAATTCCAGAACAAACCTTCTTTTGAAGAATTGTCTTCAAGTATATTTCAAACTGTTCCCTCATTCCATGACCAAATTAAGACAGCTGATAAATCTGAAATGATCAACATCGTTccatttaaacaaacaaaatcaattGGTGAAGTTAATGAAATTACAAGTATACCAACACCAGAATTATTCGTGCCATTCCAAAACAAACCTTCAGTTAGTGAATCGACATCAaatgtgtttcaaaatattcCCTCATTCCATGATCAAAGTATGATAACTGATAAATCTGATATGGTCGACTTTGCTCCCGTCAAACAAACAGAATCTGTTAGTAACCTGGAAAAGATTACAGTAACAGAAGGGTTCTCTTTGAAAGTTGAAGATTCTGGGGAACAACAGAAGGTTTCTAGGTCAACGGTTGTTCATCTGATGACTACATCAACTGCTTCTCCTTTGATTGAGAGTTTAATTGGTTTAAGCACCGAATCTTCTATTTCACTAAATGCTCAAACACCAAATATAATCTCTAGTGAAATTCCTGAAGACTTGAAAATTATACCCTCAGAACGCATAATTCAggaggataaaaaaatatttttcagtgattTAAACAATGATGACGTTTTAGAACTTGGATCATCAGATGAACGAATAATTTCTGATACATTTACTACAATAGATGAAATCGAGTTGAAAGAAGTTACTCTTGgtcaaaatacatttatatcagAGCGAAGATTTATCCCTAACTTTTTCAGTGGGGGTAGCGGTGCACGTGATTTACCCGAATCTTTTATTTCCACCGATACTAATacgattaaaaatgaattgagtttGCCAAACACAAATGTTCAAAGTGTATTTGATAACCCATTTCTGGAAGAGGGAAATGCATTAAAGACAACTGTCGATTTTATACAAGAACCCATGATTGACGAAGAACGTAGATTTATCCCAAATTTCTTTAATGCGGGCAGTGGTGCACGAGAATTACCCGAATTCGGTATTTCCTCAGATGTTACATcgtatgaaaaagaaatagttttatcagGAACAAATGTCCAAAGTGTAACTAGTGGCATATTTCTGGACGATTCTTCAGAGAAAACAGTTAATTTCATGCAAACTCCCGTGACCAACGATGGTCGTagatttattccaaatttttttagtgaaggCAGTGGTGCACGCGAATTACAAGAATTGCATAATACTACTGTATCTGATGGAATATTTGTGGAAGAATTATCTGAAAAGGAAatctctaaaaattatattttgataaataacaaCAATGAATTTTCTTCGTTAGAGCCTTTTGATGTAGGTAGTGGAGAAAGAAAGCTAGATGAAGTTACCATAGAtactaaaaatttagataataattttccCGATAATGTATCGCCACCTGAATCCGTGACCTCATCTTCTGATGGTTTGatcaatgagaaaataattaccaaaatcaATACAGATCCTCCTGTTTATCGAGAAATTTTCATGAATGACACTGGTAGTGTTGAATTTGTCGATCCAAGAAAAGATAATTCAGAccaaaattcgatttttcaaagCAGTGAAAGAACTGAATATTCCTTGACAACTCAGAAACCTTGCATTAATTGTTCAAatgtttctttagaaaaatcaaaatccCAGGTTGATACCATTTTTCTAACTCCAGAAGAAACCCCATCGGAAAACAAACAACCAAGTAACGAGACAGAGGTGGCTCAAGCCGTAGTTTCGTTTTCTCAAGATTCGGATGTAGCAAGTAGTACGTTTTCTAACTCTAACAAAAAGAACCCTATATTTGCTGATTTATTAACTGAAATTGACGTTGGTAagcaagacaaaaataaaatatatttagaaccAGAACCAGAGATGTCCGTTCAATCTTTTAAGCCCACAGAGCCCAGTAGAACAACCGAATTAAATGATGATCCTCCACCAGATAGTTTCTATTTCTCTTTAAAACCTGAAGCAACTGATATATCTTCTAAGTCAAAGATTACTGACTCTGTAATTGTTGATTCATCAGGAGGTGAAACAGATCCAATCAATAGTGATAAAATACATCTTAAGCCAGAACCTGAGATATCTTCAGGGTCTCTTACAAGGAGAAGAGGAGCCAGATTTGATATTTCCCCAACAGATATGCCCGGTTTTACTTCAAAACGAGAGACAACTGTATCAGAGGTTCAAATGTCTCTGCGACCCACACAATCTGTTAACTTATTTCAATCAAGAAGAGGAGCACGTGGGCATGATTTATTTGATCTTGAAAAGTTGGATTCTGAAGCCACCTTATCTATTTCTAAGGAAGAAACAGAATCTGGTACTTCAGAAGCTGTCGAAGAAGCAGCAAATTCTTTAACAGGGGCTAAAACTAAAAGAACACTGAATCATACGCTTACTGTTGAAGATGAGGAAAATGGCGCAACTGAATCAATTAATCTTTCAAAACCCTTTGAGGCCCTTTTTACTGAAATgccaggaaataaaaataagttctttaCTACACTATTTTCAGATAACAGCTCGATGACAGACTCAATCTCGCCTGCTTCTTCAACGAAAGAAATGCAATCAACGGAAGTCAATCTTAACCCAGAACTCCCATCTCCGAAGTTTTGTGAGAGTGCAAGTGAGTGCAATGTATCTCTAAACGAGCGATGTATGCCAAAGGACGATATTCTGATATGCAACTGTGGTAAAGCTTTTAGAAGgaatctgaaaacaaaaaaatgtgaag caaCAATTACTTTACAAACATCTATTACTCTTCCTGGTGAAAGATTCTATGAAGATTTGAGAGACATAAATACGCAACTATACAAGCAAAAGAAGAGGGATTATATTAGAATT ATGTGGTATCTTTTAAGACATAATCCTAAACTTTTCCACACTGTGGCCGAAGTAGATATTACTGGCTTTGAAGAAGGCAGTTTGATTGTAAATTATACTATGAAACTTCTGGATAATGGAAATGAAACTGCTTCAGAGTTGGCTCAACAGCTTCAAGAGGATCTGAGCAAAATAATCAATGAACAGGAACAGCTAAAAAATGCATCCTTAGAGTTTAAAAATGCATCAGTATCAACGTTAG GCATTTGTGATGCCAGCTACTGCGGAGATCATGGGAAGTGCTATTTAAAGGATCTGAAACAAAAGCAATGCAg gTGCGAAGGTTGGTACTTAGGTGAGAGATGTGAAATTAATGGCATag TTGTGATTGCCAGTTTTGCCTTCGCTAGTTTCTTGATTATAGCTGTTGTGGTCCTATTTGTATTTTACTGCAAGAAAAACAG GAATCGTAAGTTCTACAACAGAAACTTCCAGCCTGGCCAGGAACCTCCAACAACAGGAGATTCTCTAGAGCTAGAACAAGCTGGCCAACACTGTAGGATGTCAAAATTTCTCGCTGTTAGTACACCTTTATACGAGGCACCAAATCCTACTATACAAGTTACCAGTCCATCATTTACCG GTTCAAGCATAGATTATGATTCAACATTTGATCGAACTCCATATGACTCTGAAGTTTCAATTGAGAGCGGTATTGCACCAAAAGTTTAG